Part of the Brassica oleracea var. oleracea cultivar TO1000 chromosome C8, BOL, whole genome shotgun sequence genome is shown below.
GAAAGACATGAGACAAAAACAATAAATTGATATAAAGCTTAGTGTTTATAAGTTCGAAGAGATTAGAGAAAGGTTGAAGAGTTTTAGAATGATGAACATTACATTTTTGTTGCAGCCATTNNNNNNNNNNNNNNNNNNNNNNNNNNNNNNNNNNNNNNNNNNNNNNNNNNNNNNNNNNNNNNNNNNNNNNNNNNNNNNNNNNNNNNNNNNNNNNNNNNNNNNNNNNNNNNNNNNNNNNNNNNNNTTAGCGGGAAATTAAAATATTTTTAGCGGGAAACTAAAATAGAAGACTTCCCAGACGACTTACAAGTAAGTCGTCTAGTTTAAATTATTTAAGCGGGAAAATATTTTCTTAAAAAAATTTAGCGGGAATATTTGGACGACTTACATGTAAGACGTCCAACTAAAATTATTCACCAGACGACTTCCATGGAAGTCGTCTAGACCCTAAACATAATCCCTAAACTTAATTAACTAACTAAACACTTCATAAAATCAAATTAAACTTCAAAAGTGTTTATTATACACAAAAATAAACACTTATAGGTAAAATTTTAATTTTTCAAAAAAACATTCAAGCTTTCCAAAATTTAACCCTAAGAATACATACAATACTACAACATATGTTGTCAAACCCTAAACCAAAGAATACCATGATTCACTGCCTACACTCATCTATGTTGAAAACAATTCAGTTTTGTTATATTTTAATTTATATCATTTAAAAATATTTATAATTACATGATTTTAATTTTTCGCTTATCAAAATATTTTTAAAAAATTTAAAAACTATTTAAAATTTATTTTTAAGATCAGCCACACCAGAAGACTTACTTGGAAGTCGTCTAGAAGACTTCTAGCATCTCAGACGACTCAGACGACTTACTGGGACTATATTTGTAAAAATAACTTCTGTTTTTTTGTTTGGTCACAAGGGACTAGCTGTAATTTCACAAGGCTTTTAGGTTAGTTTTGCATTTGATTCAAGTTTGGGTATATGTTTGTATTTAAAATCAAGTTGTGAGTCATATTTGGCAAAGCTCTTTTGTTTTTTTTGTTATACAGTAATTTGACACTATAATTATTTTCATTGTGGCATGTCTTTATGGATTATCTCTAGCTTGTAAACCATGGAATGGAAACAGGCTTCTTGGACAAATTCAAGTCGGAGATTCAAGATTTTTTCAACCTTCCCATGGAAGAGAAGAAGAAGCTATGGCAACAACCCAGTGAGATCGAAGGGTTTGGACATACTTTTGTGGTTTCAGAAGAGCAGAAACTCGATTGGTCAGACCTGTTCCTCCTTGTAATGCAACCTGTCCACTTACGCAAGCCTCACTTGTTCCCCAAGTTACCTCTTCCCTTTAGGTTTGCTCCAAATAGTAACGCCATTCTTATCAAGTAACCAACAAGTCTTGTTTGTTTAAAACCATGGTTATTGTTTCTTCAGAGATACACTAGACACGTATTCTGGTGAAGTGAAAAGCATAACCAAGATCTTGTTATCGAAAATGGCAAGCGCCTTGATGATAACACCCCATGAAATGGAGAAGTTGTTTGATGATGAGTTAAGACAGACAATGAGGATGAATTATTACCCGCCTTGTCCAGATCCCGACCAGGTTATTGGTCTAATTCCGCATTCAGATTCTACAGGACTCACCATACTGCTGCAGGTTAATGAAGTTGAAGGTCTCCAAATCAAGAAAAATGGCAAGTGGGTTCCTGTCAAACCTCTCCCAAATGCTCTCCTTGTCAACATTGGAGATGTCTTAGAGGTATGTTATACATGCACGAACATATTTGTAGACAGAGCCGGTCCTTGACATAGGTAAGTGAAATATTAGTTTTGGGCCTCCAAACTTTTCCAAGTATACAGACATAGGTCCCCAACTTGTTAAATAAACATATTTACTAAATTTTTTGATAAATTGTTTAAAATTCTCAATATCTCATGATCGGCTCTAGTTGTAAAAATGGTTGTATTCATGATATTGGTAATCAATGTAGATCATAACGAACGGGTCTTACCAGAGTATAGAGCATCGTGGAGTTGTTAGCTCAGAGAAAGAGAGGCTTTCTGTGGCGGCATTTCACAATGTGGGAATGGGTAAAGAAGTTGGTCCCGTGAGAAGTCTTGTGGAAAAGCAAAAGGCTGCATTTTTCAAAAGTGTAACCGTCGAAGAGTATCGGAAGGACTTGTTCACACGTAAGCTTGATGGAAAAGCTTACCTTGATGTTATGAGAATCTAAAATAAAACAATGAATAATAAAACCTTTTCCCTATGGCGCAAGAAACTCTGCCTTCTCAGACCGTTCATGTTTCTTCTTTTGTTCTTTTGTATTCTGGAAGAGGTTAAATGGGTACTCATTGATGGTTTAGCATTTTTTTTTACTTGTTATATATACTTCATTAATACATTGAAGACATTTTAATGTGTTTAGATCTGAAAAAAAAAGAACTTATAGTAGGGGTGATGATAGTCTTTGTGAAACAATTGAAGATAGACAGACCCTTTTGGGGTTCTATCGGCATCTAAATGATTGTTTTACAATGCTCAGAAGTAAGTCAAAACGTGTGATGATGTAATATCATTCATCATAGACCTGTGACAATGTATTCTGACAGGTCCAGTCCCCGTGAATCTGTAGGAAAGGACCAGTGACCACACAGAGTTTGTGGGAGTTTGGGAGGAATATTTTAGGCAAACTTTTTATGTTTAGTCAAAGAGATATGTATCTTTGTTGTCATGGCTCAAACGTTACGTTTTCTCTTTAGTTTTACAGCATTGTTTATATACCAGTAGCTTCATACTCGCACTTTTCACAATTACTACACAAATCGGTTAACCACACCAATGATCCTTTCTCGTCCATCCAGGGAGGAGAAAAGGAGGGCAAGGATGAATAAGAAGGTGAGAATGAAGAATTTGAAGAAGATAACGAGATTCCGAGCTGATGATCCTTGCTGCATCTTCTCAAAGGGTAATGAGTTTTCAGGTTTTGGTTAATTTGTTAACACAGAATGTTTAGAAGCTGGTCTATCACTAGTCTCCTCTTGTGATTGTTGTAGTAGTATCCAAATGAAAACAACAGAAGGTTGTATCTGCTTTTTACAGCAATAGCTAATTGAAAAGCCTAAGCATCACAACGTTAGGTTAAACTCGTAAAACCATTTTACATGTATATTTATACATCTTGCTCGGCTAATTATCTTGATCTCTATCTTCTTGGTAGTTGAACGGTAACGGAACAGATTTGAACGCCCTGAACTTCCCAACATTGTTTAAATGTTCATTCTCCAGTCTAATCAACAAAACCAACACAAATTATCAAAAGATGTATAGATCTTCGGAAACAAACATATCTCAGTCTCTAGAGCTTACCTGAAAAAGTTCCATATACCTCTGCGTATGATCTCAAGACAAGCCAGAAGCGCGACAAGAGTTTCTCTATGTAAGAAAGAAAATTTCAGATCCAAAACTGTTTGCAACCACACTAACCTCAACAAAACATTCAAGACCTGTCAAGAAGATGAAACAACATAAACCATAATGTAAGAAAAATAAAACGAAGTAATAGAGGATATTGCTGCTCACCATTGCAGCGTAGTACACTGTTTTGTGAGGAACAAGAAGCTTGTCTCTCAAGAAACAGTTCTTACATCCTCTCTGAAGCAATCCCCAGTCAATAACAATGTCCCAATAAGTTGCATAAAGCGTTGCAACTCCTGAGAAAACCCAAGCTGTGATGTTCCACGTGGTTCCTCTGTTGAGAGTATATGCTGTTCTAAGACAAGCAGCGACTATGGTCAAGAGATACTTGGCGGCATTGTACACATGACTAAGATCATTTTCTTCGATTATTCTTCTGATGCACTGAAGAAACCGTAACCAGTATGGTATAACGGCTACAATGAAGTAGAATGTTGTGAAAACATCGTTTGATCTGCATGTGTTTCTTTGTCTTTGTCTGAAGTCTCTAAATCCATAGTAGCATATGTAGAACTCTAGACTCCTCAGTGCTTGAACCTGGCTTGTTAGTTGATCTGCTAAGAAAAAGTCTGGAAGATTCACCTGAAAAAAATGCAAAACACATTTTATTGATGATGTTGTTCTTATGACTGAAGTAGAGGATAGTGCTGGCCATTCGAGTTTCCGGTTCGAATCGGCTCGGGTTATTCCGGTTGGGGTATATAAAACCTGTTTCAGAACCGAACATTTTTTTGGATCTGATTGGTTTGGATAGTATTAGGTTTGGTTGGGTTTCTATTTTTTTTACAAAACCC
Proteins encoded:
- the LOC106307207 gene encoding protein SRG1-like, with amino-acid sequence MEAKGESQHSSITVPSVQEMVKKKLTTTVPPRYVRSDLDKGEIDCDLRTEIPIIDMNLLCSLASMDAEIHKLDLACKEWGFFQLVNHGMETGFLDKFKSEIQDFFNLPMEEKKKLWQQPSEIEGFGHTFVVSEEQKLDWSDLFLLVMQPVHLRKPHLFPKLPLPFRDTLDTYSGEVKSITKILLSKMASALMITPHEMEKLFDDELRQTMRMNYYPPCPDPDQVIGLIPHSDSTGLTILLQVNEVEGLQIKKNGKWVPVKPLPNALLVNIGDVLEIITNGSYQSIEHRGVVSSEKERLSVAAFHNVGMGKEVGPVRSLVEKQKAAFFKSVTVEEYRKDLFTRKLDGKAYLDVMRI